TCGAGCGCACCGTAATCGCGCTCGTGCGCGCCATCGCCAGCCGCTCCACCGACCTCGCCCTCGTCGTCGACGATCTCGACCATGTCACCAATCCACGCAGTCATCGCGCGTTCCAGTGGTTGATCGACTACGCGCCATCGAATCTGCATATCGTCCTGGTGTCGCGCGGCAGTTTTCCCGTGTCGCTCGGCCGCCTGCGCGACCGGGATCTGGTGCTGGAACTCAACATGCGCGACCTGCGCTTCACCTTTGCCGAATCCGCCCAATATCTACGGGCGCAGATTGGCGAAGTCAGCGAGCAGGATGCGCGCGAGATGCACGAGCTGACCGATGGCTGGGTGGCTGGCCTGCAGCTCTTCTCCATGCACCTGAAGCGACGGCGCACGACGGACGTCGTGGCGCCGCTCGCGAGCATGCAGCTTCACGACGCGAGCGCATTTGGGGACTACTTCGAACGGGCGGTGCTCTCCCGCCTTTCGGCAACCGAGATCGAGCTGCTCGTGCGCACTTCGGTTTGCGCGCGCCTGTGCTCCTCGCTGTGCGTTGCCCTCGTCGGCGACGAGCAGCCGCCGGAGGACGTCCTCGCGCTGCTCGCACGGCTCGAAGCGGACAACCTCTTCATCGCGCAGGTGGAGCGCGTCGGCAACGAGACGTGGTACCGGCTCAATCCGCTCTTTCGCGAGACTTTGCTCGATCGCATGCGCACGCGTAGCGAGGCCCTGCAGCACGCGGTACACCATGCGGCCTGGTGCTGGTTCCGCGACCACGGGCTTCCCGAAGAAGCCGTGCGCCACGCGCTGCAGGCCGGCGAGGCGGCCGCCGCTGCCGAACTCGTACTGTCGGTGGCACGCGATCTGCAGTTGTCCGGCGATCTGCGCAAGCTCGTCTCGCTCATTCACCTGCTGCCGCACGCCGAGATCGAGGCGCGCATCGACCTGCGCCTGTGGCGTCTGCAGCTCGAACTGTATGCGCGCGACTTCGAAGCCTGCGCCGAGAGCATGGCGCGCCTCGAAGCCTCGATCCCCGCTGAGGACATCCAGGCACGGTACCGGCTCTTGCTGCTGCGCGCGGCCGTCGACGTGCAACGCGATGACGCTGACAGTGCCACGGCGATCCTGCCCGCCATTCTCGCCGCCCCGGTCGACGCCACGAGCCAGTCGATCGGTGCACGCAGCAACCTGCTTTCCTGGCTCTACATGCGGCGCGGCGAATACGAGGAGGCACGCGCCGCGCAACGCGATACCCCGCGTCCGCTGCACGCCGGCTCACCGTTGATGGGCACGTCCGCGGGCGTCCTCAACGGGCGCTGCCTGGTCGGCTTCAGTTACGCGCTCGAAGGGCAGTTTCTGCAGGTCGAGCGCATCAGCCGCGAGGTCCTCGCGGAGGCCGACGAGCGCGGCAGCAGCACGGCGGAGGCGGCGTGCTTCGCTGCGGCGCTGCTCGGCGAGGCGCTCTACGAGTTCAACGACATCACCGGCGCGAGAAGGCTGCTCGAAGATCGCGTCGATGTGCTCGAGCGCGTCTCCATCCCGGACTCCGTACTACGTGTGCACACTGCGCTCTCTGCCGCGCATTGGGCAGAAGGCCACCGGCTCGATGCATTCGCGTATCTCGAACGGCTCGAGGAGTATGCAACCCGGCACGGCCTGCCGCGGCTCCTCGCGCACAGCCTCGCCGCGCAGGTACGCCAGCATGTGCATTGCGGCCAGTTCGAAGACGCTGAAGCCGATCTCGCGCGGCTCGACACGATCGCGGCACGCCTGCGGCCCACGCGGCCGAATGCATGGCACGACGTCCACGCGCTCGCGGAGCGCTCGCATGTCGACTGGTGCCTCGCACACGAAGACTTCGAGGGCGCAGCCTTGCGCCTGCCCAACCTCATTTCGCACTGCAGCGAGCGCGGCTGGCAGCACCACATCGTGCAGTTGCGCATGCAGTCGGCGCTCGTCGATCGCCGCCGTGCTCGTCTGGAAGCTGCCCGAGAAGCCGCGCTCACGGGCTTGCGCCTTGCCAACCGGCTCGGCCTCGTGCGCAGCGTGCTCGACGTGGACGCCGGGATCGTCGCCTTCGCGGAGCAAGTTGTGCATGGCATGGAGAGCCAAACGCACGGTACGGACACTGGCGCCGATCCCGTGCTGGCGTTTTACGTCGACCGGTTGCGCACTGCGCAGGAATCGGCAGTAGCGCTCGCCAGTACAACGAATGGAGCTTCGCTCCAGCGCGACGCAACGCCAAACGGGGCCGAAACGCTCAGCGAGCGCGAGACGAAGGTCGTGAGTCTGCTAGCGCAGGCGCTGCCGAACAAGAAGATCGCCCGCACGCTCGGCATCTCGCCCGAAACGGTCAAGTGGCATCTCAAGAACATCTACGGCAAGTTGGGTGTATCGAGCCGTGATGAGGCGGTTGCGCGCGTGCGCGATCTGGGCATCGATCCCTGACGGGCGCCCCCGCCCCTGCGCCACCCGGTACGGGTGGTACGACTGCCGGCACCACCCGCTATGCTTGTTTTCAAGGGGTTCCGCCCGACGGAACCCCTCCCGACAAAATCAACGTGGTGCGCCCCAAGGGGCGAACGCAAACGTTCAGGAGACAAGGCTTAATGAGTACGCTCTCGGCCAGCATTCAACCGGCGGTTGCCGTCCGGCCGCTACCCATGCCCCACCGTCAAACGCTCGTCGAGCGGCGCAGCGACGGCAGCCTGATCCTGCGCCCGGCGAATCCGCCACCAGCCATTACGCAGAAAAGCTTCGTGGATTTCGTCGAAAGCTGGGCGCTCACGCGCGGCGAGACCGCCGTGTTTTGCGAGCGCGGGAGCGACGGCACGTGGCGGCGCCTGAGCTGGCGCGAGCTTTGGCAGCAGGTGCAGTGTGTCGGCGCCGCGCTGCTCGAGCTGGGCCTCGATCAGGCGCACCCGCTCATGCTGCTCTCTGGCAATTCGATCGAACAGGCCGTCGTGCTGCTCGCCGCCGAATACGTGGGCATTCCCACCGCTCCGGTGTCGCCCGCCTACGCGACGCTGAGCCAGGACTTCGGACGTCTGAAGGCCATCGTGGATCTGGTGCCGCCCGCCGCACTATTCGTGCAGAACGCCGCCTCCTTCGAACGTGCACTCGGCACGCTTGCGCATCTCCACGCGCCGGCCATCGCCGTGCAAGGCGCCGGCGCCGGCCAGCTCGACTGGGCGACGCTCGCGCAGACCGAACTGAACGCATCGCGCCGCGCGGCGGTCGCCGCCGCGCACGCCGCGATCACGCCGGATGCAACGGCACGCGTGCTTTTCACGTCCGGCTCGACCGGAACGCCCAAAGGCGTCGCCCTGACTTACGGCAACCTCAAGGCCGTAGCCGCTTACTACGCCGACAATCTCGCTTTCCTGCTCGACACCGAGCCCGTGTTCCTCGACTGGCTGCCGTGGCACCACGGCCTTGGCGGCGTGCTCAACCTGGGCCGCGCGATCCAGTTCGGCGCGACTCACTACATCGACGATGGCCGTCCCGTGCCCGGCCTCATCGAGCGGACGGTACGCAATCTGCGCGAGGTGGCGCCCACGATTTTCACGAGCGTGCCGTCAGCCTGGGCCGTGCTCGCGAACGAACTCGAACGGGACCCCGTACTCGCCGCGAACCTGTTCTCGAAGGTTCTCTTTTTCGGCTATGGCGGCGCGAGCCTGCCCACCGATATCCATGACCGCATCCAGCGCGTGGCCGAAAAGACCGTCGGCCAGCGCATCGCCTTCGCGACCGGCCTCGCCTGCACGGAAACGAGTGGCATGGGTACGATGTGTGGCTGGATCACCAACACGATCAGCAATATCGGCACACCGGTTCCGGGCTCCGAAGTGAAGCTCGTCCCGCTCGAAAGCGCAGATGGCCGCTACGAGATCCGCATGCGCGGCGCGAACGTGTTCGCCGGTTACATCAAGCAGCCCGAACTCACCGCGGCCGCCTTCGACGAAGAAGGCTTCTTCCGGCTCGGCGACGCCGTGCATCTCGCCAACCCGGACAATCCATCGGAAGGCTTGCTGTTCGCCGGGCGTGTCGTGGAAGACTTCAAGCTCACCAACGGCACATGGGTGCGCACGGGCGCCATGCGGCTCGCGCTGCTCGATCGCTGCGCCCCGCTGCTCGCCGACGCCGTGATCTGCGGACACGATCACGATTACGTCGCCGCGCTCGCCTGGCCGAACGTTGCCGCGTGCCAGCGTCTCGCACCGGAACTCGCTGGCCTCGACGCCGAAGCGCTGACGCAACACCCCGTCGTCGTCGCCGCGCTGAGCGAGCGGCTGCGCAGCCAGCGCTCGCAAGGCGCGAGCGTTCACGTCGAGCGGATCCTGTTGATGGCCGAGCCGCCCTGCATGGACGCGAACGAAATCGCCGACAAGGGCTATGTCAATCAGGCCGTCACACGCTCGCGCCGGGCCCACCTCGTCGACGCGCTCTTTCACTCCGAACCCGCCGCGCGCGTCGCTCGTGCGCGCTGAGTTCCTCCCTCCAACATCCCTAACAGCAACCGCTAACGTTCAGGACTCCGATATGCAAATCAACCGTAACGTCTTTCGCGACGATCACGAGATGCTGCGCACCACCGCCCGCCGCTTCCTCGAAAAGGAATGCGTGCCGAGGCAAGCTGAATGGGACAAGGCCGGCAAGGTCGACCGCGAGACCTGGCTCAAGGCTGGCCGCGAGGGCCTGCTCTGCCTGACGCTGCCGACCGAATACGGCGGCGGCGGCGGCGACTTCGGCCACGCGGCCGTATTCAACGAGGAAGTCAGCCGGGCCGGGCTGAGCGGCCTCGGATTCGGGGTTCATTCGGACATCATCGCCCCGTACATTGCGCGGCTTGGCAACGAGGAGCAAAAGCAGCGCTGGCTGCCCAAGGTCTGTTCGGGCGAACATATCCTCGCCATCGGCATGACCGAGCCGGGCACGGGCAGCGACCTGAAGGCCGTGCGCACGACCGCCGTGCGCGACGGCGACGAGTACGTGATTAACGGCAGCAAGACCTTCATCAGCAACGGTCTGAACGCAGACCTCATCATCATGGTCTGCAAGACCGATCCGGCAGCCGGCTCCAAAGGCGTGAGCCTGATCGTCGTCGAAGCCGACCGCGAAGGCTTTCGCCGAGGCCGCAAGCTCGAAAAGGTGGGCCAGCACGCGCAGGACACCGCGGAACTCTTCTTCGACAACGTGCGCGTGCCGGTCTCGAACCGTCTTGGCGAGGAAGGCAAAGGCTTTACCTACCTGATGACGGAACTGCCGCAGGAACGCCTCTCGATCGCCGTAAACGCGGCCGCCAAGCTCGAAGCCTGTCTCGAGCACACGCTGAACTACGTGAAGGACCGCAAGGCATTCAATCAGACCGTGTGGGACTTCCAGAACACCAAGTTCAAGCTCGCCGACATCAAAGCCCAGGCGCTCGCGGTGCGGCTCATGGTCGATCACTACCTGTCTGAACACGTTCGACGCCGCCTCACGCTGGAAGAAGCCGCCGTCGTGAAGCTCTTCGCGACCGAAGCGCTCGGCAAGGCGCTCGACGAAATGGTGCAATTGCACGGCGGCTACGG
The Paraburkholderia acidiphila genome window above contains:
- a CDS encoding LuxR C-terminal-related transcriptional regulator codes for the protein MPQRRPDSPSAATGAPSRVMAPRNKTRVVARERVVSQLIEARRKRCIVLQGPAGCGKTTTLLAWREALLPLGFDLAWLTLAPEDDDLASFIDGLVASLAQVDPAICREAAILGGRGVDDEAVERTVIALVRAIASRSTDLALVVDDLDHVTNPRSHRAFQWLIDYAPSNLHIVLVSRGSFPVSLGRLRDRDLVLELNMRDLRFTFAESAQYLRAQIGEVSEQDAREMHELTDGWVAGLQLFSMHLKRRRTTDVVAPLASMQLHDASAFGDYFERAVLSRLSATEIELLVRTSVCARLCSSLCVALVGDEQPPEDVLALLARLEADNLFIAQVERVGNETWYRLNPLFRETLLDRMRTRSEALQHAVHHAAWCWFRDHGLPEEAVRHALQAGEAAAAAELVLSVARDLQLSGDLRKLVSLIHLLPHAEIEARIDLRLWRLQLELYARDFEACAESMARLEASIPAEDIQARYRLLLLRAAVDVQRDDADSATAILPAILAAPVDATSQSIGARSNLLSWLYMRRGEYEEARAAQRDTPRPLHAGSPLMGTSAGVLNGRCLVGFSYALEGQFLQVERISREVLAEADERGSSTAEAACFAAALLGEALYEFNDITGARRLLEDRVDVLERVSIPDSVLRVHTALSAAHWAEGHRLDAFAYLERLEEYATRHGLPRLLAHSLAAQVRQHVHCGQFEDAEADLARLDTIAARLRPTRPNAWHDVHALAERSHVDWCLAHEDFEGAALRLPNLISHCSERGWQHHIVQLRMQSALVDRRRARLEAAREAALTGLRLANRLGLVRSVLDVDAGIVAFAEQVVHGMESQTHGTDTGADPVLAFYVDRLRTAQESAVALASTTNGASLQRDATPNGAETLSERETKVVSLLAQALPNKKIARTLGISPETVKWHLKNIYGKLGVSSRDEAVARVRDLGIDP
- a CDS encoding feruloyl-CoA synthase, whose amino-acid sequence is MSTLSASIQPAVAVRPLPMPHRQTLVERRSDGSLILRPANPPPAITQKSFVDFVESWALTRGETAVFCERGSDGTWRRLSWRELWQQVQCVGAALLELGLDQAHPLMLLSGNSIEQAVVLLAAEYVGIPTAPVSPAYATLSQDFGRLKAIVDLVPPAALFVQNAASFERALGTLAHLHAPAIAVQGAGAGQLDWATLAQTELNASRRAAVAAAHAAITPDATARVLFTSGSTGTPKGVALTYGNLKAVAAYYADNLAFLLDTEPVFLDWLPWHHGLGGVLNLGRAIQFGATHYIDDGRPVPGLIERTVRNLREVAPTIFTSVPSAWAVLANELERDPVLAANLFSKVLFFGYGGASLPTDIHDRIQRVAEKTVGQRIAFATGLACTETSGMGTMCGWITNTISNIGTPVPGSEVKLVPLESADGRYEIRMRGANVFAGYIKQPELTAAAFDEEGFFRLGDAVHLANPDNPSEGLLFAGRVVEDFKLTNGTWVRTGAMRLALLDRCAPLLADAVICGHDHDYVAALAWPNVAACQRLAPELAGLDAEALTQHPVVVAALSERLRSQRSQGASVHVERILLMAEPPCMDANEIADKGYVNQAVTRSRRAHLVDALFHSEPAARVARAR
- a CDS encoding acyl-CoA dehydrogenase family protein; this encodes MQINRNVFRDDHEMLRTTARRFLEKECVPRQAEWDKAGKVDRETWLKAGREGLLCLTLPTEYGGGGGDFGHAAVFNEEVSRAGLSGLGFGVHSDIIAPYIARLGNEEQKQRWLPKVCSGEHILAIGMTEPGTGSDLKAVRTTAVRDGDEYVINGSKTFISNGLNADLIIMVCKTDPAAGSKGVSLIVVEADREGFRRGRKLEKVGQHAQDTAELFFDNVRVPVSNRLGEEGKGFTYLMTELPQERLSIAVNAAAKLEACLEHTLNYVKDRKAFNQTVWDFQNTKFKLADIKAQALAVRLMVDHYLSEHVRRRLTLEEAAVVKLFATEALGKALDEMVQLHGGYGYMLEYPVARAFADSRVMRIYGGTSEVMRDLISRKL